A genome region from Nocardia sp. NBC_00565 includes the following:
- a CDS encoding DUF2339 domain-containing protein — protein MPARPPVRRGPTAPRTPWWQQEGMISRVLAVAGVAVTLIGVVMLLVLAAQAGFFGPVPRVVAGAAFSAALVGVGMRVFGRVGGRVGGISLAATGIAGAYLDVVAVTAIYGWLPPVVGLAVALAVAAGGVALAMRWQSQPLALLVVAGAAVLSPVVTSELVLVAFLIVLQLVCAPVQLVRDWPFLHVVRTVPATLATLFAIAVAAIGDPAQGRVNWLLTAAIAVAAIGLVGGVLVVRRRSGDIVAVLSFALSTVPLLAAPAMFERHSAALVAASYAAVLLNVAALPIAPKLRELVRIPNSIAFVAAIAGSFALLEACVGVTRVQTLPIALFLVALCFLGVAGQQRSRVTAAIGVAYTMVGALVFLATVTPETLATQRIAQERLGISTALGAVLALVVIAAAVWCVRQLPGTTRGGSDESTLFVVASAASLYAVTAATVSIGIATGAADGFIVGHSAATIIWMAAATAALLFGLRNLSRSAAVAKLALGSGLLVTAAALAKLFLFDLATLDGLVRVAAFLVVGVLLLLVGTRYARAFAEAATPPRDPADPTAR, from the coding sequence ATGCCTGCGCGTCCGCCGGTGCGGCGCGGACCGACTGCGCCGCGGACGCCGTGGTGGCAGCAGGAGGGGATGATCAGTCGGGTGCTCGCGGTGGCCGGGGTGGCCGTGACACTGATCGGTGTGGTGATGCTGCTGGTGCTGGCGGCGCAGGCCGGATTCTTCGGGCCGGTGCCGAGAGTTGTGGCCGGTGCGGCGTTCTCGGCGGCACTGGTGGGCGTCGGGATGCGCGTGTTCGGGCGGGTCGGTGGCCGGGTCGGCGGAATTTCCTTGGCCGCCACGGGTATTGCGGGGGCCTATCTGGATGTGGTTGCGGTGACCGCGATCTACGGGTGGCTGCCTCCGGTGGTCGGGCTCGCGGTGGCACTGGCTGTCGCGGCGGGTGGGGTCGCGCTGGCGATGCGGTGGCAGTCGCAGCCGTTGGCGTTGCTGGTGGTCGCGGGTGCGGCGGTATTGTCGCCAGTGGTGACCTCGGAGCTGGTGCTGGTCGCGTTCCTGATCGTGTTGCAGTTGGTCTGTGCGCCGGTGCAATTGGTGCGTGATTGGCCGTTCCTGCATGTGGTGCGGACGGTGCCCGCGACGCTGGCGACCCTGTTCGCCATTGCCGTGGCCGCCATCGGTGATCCGGCGCAGGGGCGGGTGAACTGGCTGCTCACCGCCGCGATCGCGGTGGCGGCGATCGGGTTGGTCGGCGGTGTGCTAGTGGTGCGCAGACGATCCGGCGATATCGTGGCCGTGCTGAGCTTCGCGCTGTCGACGGTGCCGCTGCTGGCCGCGCCCGCGATGTTCGAACGGCATTCGGCGGCCCTGGTCGCGGCGAGCTATGCGGCGGTGCTGTTGAATGTGGCGGCATTGCCGATAGCGCCGAAACTGCGTGAGCTGGTGCGGATTCCGAATTCCATCGCATTCGTCGCCGCGATCGCCGGTTCGTTCGCGCTGCTCGAGGCATGCGTCGGGGTGACTCGGGTGCAAACGCTGCCGATCGCACTGTTCCTGGTGGCGCTGTGCTTCCTCGGGGTGGCCGGGCAACAGCGCTCGCGCGTCACCGCCGCGATCGGTGTGGCCTACACGATGGTGGGCGCACTGGTGTTCCTCGCCACCGTGACGCCGGAAACACTTGCGACGCAACGGATCGCGCAGGAGCGCCTCGGCATTTCGACCGCGCTCGGCGCCGTCCTGGCACTGGTGGTGATCGCCGCGGCGGTCTGGTGCGTGCGCCAACTCCCCGGCACGACCAGGGGTGGATCCGATGAGTCGACGCTGTTCGTCGTCGCGAGCGCCGCGAGCCTGTACGCGGTGACCGCCGCGACGGTCTCGATCGGCATCGCGACCGGCGCCGCCGATGGCTTCATCGTCGGTCACAGCGCCGCGACCATCATCTGGATGGCCGCCGCCACCGCCGCCCTGCTCTTCGGCCTGCGCAACCTGTCCCGCTCGGCCGCCGTGGCCAAGCTGGCCCTCGGCTCCGGCCTCCTGGTCACCGCCGCCGCCCTGGCCAAACTGTTCCTCTTCGACCTCGCCACCCTCGACGGCCTGGTCCGAGTGGCGGCCTTCCTGGTAGTCGGCGTCCTCCTGCTCCTCGTGGGCACCCGCTATGCCCGAGCCTTCGCCGAAGCCGCCACCCCACCCCGAGATCCAGCGGACCCCACAGCTCGCTGA
- a CDS encoding type II toxin-antitoxin system VapC family toxin, protein MTDEVPEFGLLDTNILILRRHIDPAELPTNMAISAITLAELSAGPHEVRNNAEQGEYDEYEERARRLDVLQRAESEFDPIPFDVEAARIYGRVSAAVVAVGRKPRRRLADLMIASTAIASELPLFTTNPSDYVGLERLLTVVPVTRPAG, encoded by the coding sequence ATGACCGATGAGGTTCCGGAGTTCGGACTACTGGATACCAACATCCTGATCCTGCGGCGGCATATCGACCCAGCCGAGCTCCCGACGAACATGGCCATCAGTGCCATCACGCTGGCCGAGTTGTCCGCGGGACCGCACGAAGTTCGAAACAACGCCGAGCAAGGGGAGTACGACGAGTACGAGGAGCGCGCGCGTCGGCTGGATGTCCTGCAACGGGCCGAGAGTGAATTCGACCCGATTCCCTTCGATGTGGAAGCGGCCCGCATATACGGCAGGGTGTCGGCCGCGGTCGTTGCTGTCGGACGCAAACCGCGCAGGCGTCTTGCCGACCTGATGATCGCCTCGACGGCGATTGCCAGTGAATTACCGCTGTTCACCACGAATCCCAGTGATTACGTTGGACTGGAGCGGCTGTTGACGGTGGTGCCGGTTACCCGACCTGCCGGGTAA
- a CDS encoding adenylate/guanylate cyclase domain-containing protein has product MRTRWPLYLTSMLLANAFGAVLVWAFIQYGLPVPEGEAAGARRTGLLIPALVFTTGGLLSLAASALMLRPVMRWQMRGGPPSRQEQMAALHAPLRQAFLHLVLWLIGGAILAATIIVDAPELAGAVIVTECMAATIVFGFTYMLGERILRPVAAQALTEGSFDHTLTPGVGTRMGMTWGMGTFAPTIAIVLLCVTQITSDVKFSAQSLAISILLLSGVVIMQALALSMLTGSSISDPVRQLSQAIDRVQEGARDVQVEVFDGSEIGLLQVGFNRMMEEAAKRRQLQELFGQHVGEEVAQRALDYGTELGGETRFVAVLFVDMVGSTAAAAERPPTEVVSLLNEFFRIVVDVIDRHHGFVNKFVGDAALAIFGAPLDRPDAPTAALAAARELREVLREVPGLDIGIGVSAGLAVAGNIGAANRFEYTVIGDPVNEASRLTELAKDQPGRVLASGSALYFADESEQDSWVTGDEVQLRGRRRKTRLAWPKDDTDGHVDADSETVGSLG; this is encoded by the coding sequence ATGCGAACGCGCTGGCCGCTGTACCTGACATCGATGCTGTTGGCCAACGCTTTCGGCGCGGTCCTGGTGTGGGCGTTCATCCAATATGGACTCCCGGTTCCCGAAGGTGAGGCGGCCGGTGCGCGACGCACCGGCCTGCTGATTCCCGCCCTGGTCTTCACCACCGGCGGCCTGCTCAGCCTGGCCGCCTCGGCGCTGATGCTGCGTCCGGTCATGCGCTGGCAGATGCGCGGCGGACCACCGAGCCGCCAGGAGCAGATGGCCGCGCTGCACGCGCCGCTGCGCCAGGCGTTCCTGCATCTGGTGCTCTGGTTGATCGGCGGCGCCATCTTGGCGGCCACCATCATCGTGGACGCACCGGAACTGGCGGGCGCGGTCATCGTCACCGAATGTATGGCCGCGACGATCGTCTTCGGGTTCACCTACATGCTCGGCGAACGGATTCTGCGCCCCGTCGCCGCGCAGGCGCTCACCGAAGGCTCCTTCGATCACACGCTGACGCCGGGCGTCGGCACCAGGATGGGGATGACCTGGGGCATGGGCACTTTCGCCCCCACCATCGCCATCGTGCTGCTGTGCGTCACCCAGATCACCTCGGACGTCAAGTTCTCCGCGCAGTCACTGGCCATCTCGATTCTGCTGCTATCCGGCGTGGTGATCATGCAGGCGCTGGCGCTATCGATGCTGACCGGATCCAGCATCTCCGATCCGGTGCGCCAGCTCAGCCAGGCCATCGACCGGGTGCAGGAGGGCGCTCGCGATGTCCAGGTCGAGGTCTTCGACGGTAGTGAGATCGGGCTGCTGCAGGTCGGCTTCAACCGCATGATGGAAGAGGCCGCCAAACGCCGCCAACTGCAGGAACTCTTCGGCCAGCACGTCGGTGAGGAGGTCGCGCAGCGCGCCCTCGACTACGGCACCGAGCTCGGCGGGGAGACCCGATTCGTGGCCGTGCTGTTCGTCGATATGGTCGGGTCCACCGCCGCCGCGGCGGAGCGACCCCCGACCGAGGTGGTCAGCCTGCTCAACGAATTCTTCCGGATCGTCGTCGACGTCATCGACCGGCACCACGGATTCGTCAACAAATTCGTCGGCGACGCCGCGCTGGCGATCTTCGGCGCCCCGCTGGACCGGCCGGACGCACCGACCGCCGCGTTGGCCGCCGCCCGGGAACTGCGCGAGGTGCTGCGCGAGGTGCCCGGACTCGATATCGGCATCGGCGTATCGGCGGGTCTGGCCGTCGCCGGAAATATCGGCGCCGCAAACCGTTTCGAATACACCGTGATCGGCGATCCGGTGAACGAGGCCTCGCGCCTCACCGAATTGGCCAAGGATCAACCCGGCCGCGTGCTCGCCTCGGGCAGCGCGCTGTATTTCGCCGACGAAAGCGAGCAGGACTCTTGGGTGACGGGGGACGAAGTCCAGTTGCGCGGACGGCGCAGAAAGACCCGGTTGGCCTGGCCGAAAGACGATACCGATGGCCACGTCGATGCAGACAGCGAAACAGTGGGTTCGTTAGGCTGA
- a CDS encoding response regulator transcription factor, giving the protein MVVDDHPMWRDGVSRDLSEAGFVVAATADGVGAATRRAAAVRPAVVLMDMQLPDGNGAQATAEVLRVSPQSRVLVLSASAERADVLDAIKAGASGYLVKSASATELIEAVRATAAGQPVFTPGLAGLVLGEYRRMASAPAEPDEPHRPALTERETEVLRMVAKGLSAKQIASRLGLSHRTVENHVQATLRKLQLANRVELTRYAIEQGLE; this is encoded by the coding sequence ATGGTGGTGGATGACCACCCCATGTGGCGCGACGGGGTGTCCCGCGACCTGTCCGAGGCCGGGTTCGTGGTGGCCGCCACCGCGGACGGGGTCGGGGCGGCCACCCGGCGGGCGGCGGCGGTGCGGCCCGCGGTGGTGTTGATGGATATGCAGCTGCCCGATGGGAACGGGGCGCAGGCCACCGCGGAGGTACTGCGGGTGTCGCCGCAGAGCCGGGTGCTCGTGTTGTCCGCCTCGGCCGAGCGCGCGGATGTGCTGGACGCGATCAAGGCCGGGGCCTCGGGTTATCTGGTGAAGAGCGCGTCGGCGACCGAATTGATCGAGGCGGTGCGGGCCACCGCGGCGGGGCAGCCGGTGTTCACGCCCGGATTGGCCGGGCTGGTCCTGGGCGAATACCGGCGGATGGCGAGCGCGCCCGCCGAACCGGACGAACCGCATCGGCCCGCGCTGACCGAGCGGGAGACCGAAGTATTGCGGATGGTGGCGAAAGGGCTGTCCGCCAAGCAGATCGCGTCGCGGCTCGGGCTCAGTCATCGAACGGTGGAGAATCACGTGCAGGCGACCTTGCGGAAATTGCAGTTGGCGAATCGAGTGGAATTGACGCGCTATGCGATCGAGCAGGGCCTGGAGTAG
- a CDS encoding DUF1707 SHOCT-like domain-containing protein produces the protein MGGPESVSKGVGSGDVVGDRELRVSDAEREHVGQLLQRAVGLGMLSLGEFTERMDTALAAKTRGELNAVLIDLPGVRLVGQPAAPPSTFVNAAPSFVKRPISPGLAVPSQVTPSNVVRSRLSGVNRRGPWQVAPMLHLNNWLSGVTLDFTEAIMSTQVVELHLDDYLSSLTLIVPGEATVDLNALDLIGSSVNNKVRTGPPIGPLHLIVHGRVRFGSVTAKHPFRAQLRKLMGG, from the coding sequence ATGGGTGGCCCCGAATCGGTATCCAAAGGTGTCGGCTCCGGTGACGTGGTCGGCGACCGTGAGCTGCGCGTCTCCGATGCCGAACGCGAGCATGTCGGCCAATTGCTGCAGCGGGCCGTCGGGCTCGGCATGCTCTCTCTCGGCGAGTTCACCGAGCGGATGGACACCGCGCTGGCCGCCAAGACCCGCGGCGAACTCAACGCCGTCCTGATCGATCTGCCCGGTGTGCGACTCGTCGGCCAGCCCGCCGCGCCGCCGTCGACATTCGTGAACGCCGCGCCGTCGTTCGTCAAACGGCCGATTTCGCCGGGCCTCGCCGTCCCGTCGCAGGTGACCCCCAGCAACGTGGTCCGCAGCCGCCTGTCCGGCGTCAACCGCCGCGGCCCCTGGCAGGTGGCGCCCATGCTGCACCTGAACAACTGGCTCTCCGGCGTCACCCTCGATTTCACCGAGGCGATCATGTCCACCCAGGTTGTCGAATTACATCTCGACGACTACCTCAGCTCGCTGACCCTGATCGTCCCCGGCGAGGCCACCGTCGATCTCAACGCCCTCGACCTCATCGGCTCCAGCGTCAACAACAAGGTCCGCACCGGCCCACCCATCGGCCCCCTCCACCTGATCGTGCACGGCCGAGTCCGCTTCGGCTCGGTCACCGCCAAACACCCCTTTCGCGCCCAGTTGCGCAAGTTGATGGGCGGCTGA
- the macS gene encoding MacS family sensor histidine kinase, translating into MRSTELSAADAATAPLWRAVQALRLVTLLYAVGQQIASVDDYRNQQLSWVLIAVMAVWSGASAFMLSQWHFPDVARLRWWVVIGDHVVVIALIASTRLVADYDWYHGHQTLPTTLWVANAVVSAAILRGPAGGVLSGLLISAVIVTVRDQWGQDVWADATAPVLVSIGLALGLAANTARRAQGQLERAVRLTAAAEERERLAREVHDGVLQVLSYIKRRGSEIGGPTEELAQRAAEQEVALRVLISEQGRYGDTGGAEVDLRPLLTVHATPSVFVSTPGEPVPVGRWAAGELAAAVANALSNVALHAGPDAKAYVLLEDTGDKLIVSVRDDGVGIAPGRLAQAEAEGRMGVSRSIIGRIETLGGTAVLLTEEQGGVGFGTEWEFRVPRARAADRRE; encoded by the coding sequence ATCCGATCCACCGAGCTGAGCGCGGCCGATGCGGCGACCGCGCCGCTGTGGCGCGCCGTACAGGCGTTGCGGCTGGTCACGCTGCTGTATGCGGTGGGTCAGCAGATCGCCTCGGTGGATGACTACCGTAACCAGCAGCTGAGCTGGGTGCTGATCGCGGTGATGGCGGTCTGGTCCGGCGCCTCGGCATTCATGTTGTCGCAGTGGCACTTTCCGGATGTGGCGCGGCTGCGGTGGTGGGTGGTTATCGGGGACCACGTGGTGGTGATCGCGCTCATCGCCTCGACCCGGCTGGTCGCCGATTACGACTGGTACCACGGGCATCAGACCTTGCCGACCACGCTGTGGGTCGCCAATGCCGTTGTCTCGGCGGCGATTCTGCGCGGGCCGGCCGGTGGTGTGCTCTCCGGACTGTTGATTTCGGCGGTGATCGTCACAGTGCGCGACCAGTGGGGGCAGGACGTATGGGCCGATGCGACCGCACCGGTGCTGGTCTCCATCGGACTCGCGCTCGGGCTCGCGGCCAATACCGCCCGCCGGGCCCAGGGCCAGCTGGAACGGGCCGTTCGGCTGACCGCGGCCGCCGAGGAGCGCGAGCGACTGGCCCGCGAGGTACACGACGGTGTGCTGCAGGTGCTCAGCTACATCAAGCGACGCGGTAGCGAGATCGGCGGGCCCACCGAGGAATTGGCGCAGCGGGCGGCCGAACAGGAAGTTGCGCTGCGGGTGCTGATCTCCGAACAGGGCAGATATGGGGATACCGGTGGCGCCGAGGTCGATCTGCGGCCGCTGCTCACCGTGCACGCGACACCGTCGGTATTCGTCTCGACGCCGGGTGAGCCGGTGCCGGTCGGGCGTTGGGCGGCCGGTGAGCTCGCGGCGGCGGTGGCCAATGCGCTGTCCAATGTCGCGCTGCACGCCGGGCCGGATGCGAAAGCCTATGTGCTGCTGGAGGATACCGGTGACAAGCTGATCGTCAGCGTGCGCGACGACGGTGTCGGGATCGCGCCGGGCCGACTGGCGCAGGCCGAGGCCGAGGGACGGATGGGGGTCTCGCGCTCCATCATCGGCCGGATCGAAACGCTCGGCGGGACGGCGGTATTGCTGACCGAGGAACAGGGCGGTGTCGGATTTGGCACCGAATGGGAATTTCGGGTACCCCGTGCTCGGGCCGCTGATCGGCGGGAATGA
- a CDS encoding helix-turn-helix domain-containing protein, with the protein MDDSSIGVRIRRFRGKALTQRQLADQAGVSVDLVRKLEQGGRQTASIASLQKLARALDVDISDLVGKRHGIPSGNPDAGIVAIRRALTPVDDLLGELPEEHAIGLDEGSRAVDYAWGAYWVGRYELLTSILPLGLTQLRATVHAARNGTVAPANELLARMYWVTGCTLVHLGQTDPAFLAIRQALAAAELGNDPLLLGTIRGSVAWQLLVQGRYEESRKVALRAAASLEPAGDETPAHLSAYGSLVLQGATAAGRSQDVPEALSLVQAAGEVALRIGGDRHDYETYFGPSQVIMQTVDVNVSSERYPEALAAAKDMPANCGLPQASRARHLTDTAVAWTRTGQHKRALEALLNAERVGGGDWIKYQSLPRHIVSELLDHDRRVPLRAFARRIGVNT; encoded by the coding sequence ATGGACGATTCGTCGATCGGCGTCCGGATACGACGCTTCCGCGGAAAGGCGCTCACCCAGCGCCAACTCGCCGACCAAGCCGGCGTCAGCGTGGATCTGGTGCGCAAGCTCGAACAGGGTGGCCGCCAGACCGCGTCGATCGCCAGCCTGCAGAAACTCGCGCGCGCACTGGATGTCGATATCTCCGACCTGGTGGGCAAGCGGCACGGCATACCCTCCGGCAATCCGGACGCGGGCATCGTCGCGATCCGGCGCGCGCTGACCCCGGTGGACGATCTACTCGGCGAGTTGCCGGAGGAGCACGCGATCGGCCTCGACGAGGGCAGTCGCGCAGTCGATTACGCCTGGGGCGCCTACTGGGTGGGTCGCTACGAACTGCTCACCTCGATCCTGCCGTTGGGGCTCACCCAACTGCGGGCGACGGTGCACGCCGCACGCAACGGCACCGTCGCACCCGCGAATGAACTACTCGCCCGGATGTATTGGGTCACCGGCTGCACCCTGGTCCACCTGGGCCAGACCGATCCGGCGTTCCTCGCGATCCGGCAGGCGCTGGCCGCCGCGGAGCTCGGCAACGACCCGCTGCTGCTCGGCACCATTCGCGGCTCGGTCGCCTGGCAGCTGCTGGTGCAGGGCCGCTACGAGGAGTCGCGCAAGGTCGCCCTGCGCGCGGCCGCGAGTCTGGAACCCGCGGGCGACGAAACCCCGGCGCACCTGTCCGCGTACGGATCACTTGTGCTGCAGGGCGCGACGGCGGCGGGTCGATCACAAGATGTGCCCGAGGCGTTATCACTGGTCCAAGCGGCGGGCGAGGTGGCGTTGCGCATCGGCGGCGATCGGCACGACTACGAAACCTATTTCGGCCCTTCCCAAGTCATCATGCAAACCGTCGATGTGAACGTGAGCTCCGAACGCTATCCGGAGGCACTGGCGGCCGCGAAGGATATGCCCGCCAATTGCGGTCTCCCCCAGGCCTCCCGCGCCCGCCATCTCACCGACACCGCCGTCGCATGGACCCGCACCGGCCAGCACAAACGCGCCCTCGAAGCCCTGCTCAACGCCGAACGCGTCGGTGGCGGCGACTGGATCAAATACCAATCCCTGCCTCGCCATATCGTCTCCGAACTCCTCGACCACGACCGCCGAGTCCCCCTGCGCGCCTTCGCCCGCCGCATCGGCGTCAACACCTGA
- a CDS encoding AI-2E family transporter produces MTDPKVTALGKATAARSAADSVHPFVRVSAEWAWRLLVMFVALIAVVTVVQKLATVVIPLAIGLLAAALLAPLVDWLQRLGVPRAVGVFVALVGSIGVVAGILTFVVEQFIEGVPQLSDEITHSIHQIQDWLINGPPHLSDEQIRNAGDTIVKTIRENQDSLTSGALTTATAIGHVLTGAFLTLFILIFFLYGGDQIWHFVTRIVPTPQREKVRTAGRLGFGTLVGFVRATVVVAAVDAIGIGAGLAILGVPLALPLASLVFISAFIPIVGAFLAGTIAVFIALVTKGWVTALIVLGIIIAVMQLESHVLQPLLLGRAVSIHPLAVVLAIAAGIVLGGIAGGLLAVPFVAVMNTAIRSLLSDGPEEIFEELRTGEPGRIFAAEPDEPDPDRFDVAATLAREIATEHKGGDKTRDSAAPD; encoded by the coding sequence GTGACCGACCCGAAGGTAACTGCTCTCGGAAAAGCCACTGCTGCGCGGTCGGCTGCTGATTCTGTGCATCCATTCGTCCGAGTTTCCGCGGAGTGGGCGTGGCGGCTGCTGGTGATGTTCGTCGCGCTGATCGCGGTGGTGACCGTGGTGCAGAAGTTGGCGACGGTGGTGATCCCACTCGCCATCGGTCTGCTGGCCGCCGCACTGCTGGCCCCGCTGGTGGATTGGCTGCAGCGGCTCGGGGTGCCGAGGGCGGTGGGGGTTTTCGTCGCGCTGGTCGGGTCCATCGGGGTGGTCGCGGGCATCCTGACCTTCGTCGTCGAGCAGTTCATCGAGGGTGTGCCGCAGCTGTCCGATGAGATCACCCACAGCATCCACCAGATTCAGGACTGGCTGATCAATGGTCCGCCGCATCTGAGCGATGAGCAGATCCGCAATGCGGGCGACACCATCGTCAAGACGATCCGGGAGAATCAGGACAGTCTCACCAGCGGGGCGCTGACCACCGCGACGGCGATCGGGCACGTGCTGACCGGTGCCTTCCTGACCCTGTTCATTCTCATCTTCTTCCTCTACGGCGGCGATCAGATCTGGCATTTCGTGACCCGGATCGTGCCGACCCCGCAGCGCGAAAAGGTGCGCACCGCAGGGCGACTCGGCTTCGGCACGTTGGTCGGATTCGTGCGCGCGACCGTGGTGGTGGCCGCCGTCGACGCCATCGGCATCGGTGCCGGCCTGGCGATTCTCGGGGTGCCATTGGCGCTGCCACTGGCCTCGCTGGTGTTCATCAGCGCGTTCATCCCGATCGTCGGTGCGTTCCTGGCCGGGACCATCGCGGTCTTCATCGCGTTGGTGACCAAGGGCTGGGTGACCGCGCTGATCGTGCTCGGCATCATCATCGCGGTGATGCAGCTGGAAAGCCATGTGCTGCAACCGTTGCTGCTCGGACGCGCCGTCAGCATCCATCCGCTGGCGGTGGTGCTCGCCATCGCCGCGGGCATCGTGCTCGGCGGCATCGCGGGCGGTCTACTGGCGGTGCCGTTCGTCGCGGTGATGAATACCGCGATCCGGTCGCTGCTCTCGGATGGTCCGGAAGAGATATTCGAGGAGCTACGCACCGGCGAACCGGGCAGAATTTTCGCGGCGGAACCGGATGAACCGGACCCCGACCGGTTCGATGTGGCGGCGACGCTGGCTCGGGAGATCGCCACCGAGCACAAGGGTGGGGATAAGACCCGTGACTCGGCCGCCCCCGACTGA
- a CDS encoding type II toxin-antitoxin system Phd/YefM family antitoxin translates to MSVQPEITQRDLRNRSKEIMDAVEHGQSFTVTRDGHRIGELIPLRRRRRFVSRDDFVAMSRNAPAVDLAAFRADQDALVEHDVSGPYDR, encoded by the coding sequence ATGTCCGTTCAGCCTGAGATTACGCAGCGGGACCTGCGGAACAGGTCCAAAGAGATCATGGATGCCGTCGAGCACGGCCAATCGTTCACGGTTACTCGAGACGGGCACCGGATCGGCGAGCTGATTCCGCTCCGGCGGCGTCGGCGCTTTGTCAGCAGAGACGACTTTGTCGCGATGTCACGCAACGCCCCCGCTGTTGACCTTGCGGCGTTTCGCGCTGATCAGGATGCCCTTGTTGAGCACGACGTAAGCGGTCCGTATGACCGATGA